The genomic region tgccatggtaacgttttacgtcacaaaaatgaccgaatctttttcagcaataattggtgtttgacatggttccataacattgctgttaagtgataaagtgctGTAGTGTCAATCATTTTAATAAGATAgtttttcaagtgttaaaactggtttgagccacctgaAGTGGCCAAATTACTTTATAAGATTATATTCTGGGAAGGTTTTTGGTGTTTCATGTTTGGGCGCTCTTGTCTCAAAAGAAAGTGAGCTGTAATTCGTACGTGTGCGAATGAAGCATCTGATTATAAACAAAAGGAAATCGGAATAAAACAAAGTGTACTAACGACAAAAGAGGATTCAGTTCCACTCGGAAGAATAATGGTTTGCGTAGAGCTGTAAACTACTGATAAGGGGTAATAATGTtacgaaaaaattattttagacTTGAAAATTAATTCATCGCTTTATTGCTACAGCTTTTTTTCGTGTGATGATGAAGTAACCACATTTGGAGGGAAATAAGGTCAGTATAATCTCACCTATAAGAGAAACGTAAAACGTCTTTGATTCGGTGCCAACTTCATTGGTAGCGACGCAACTATAGTTACCATCATGGTTGAGTTTGCTCCACACTATTATTCCCTTCCGAGAAGCCAAGGTTGTAGTTGAGTTCATCAATGATATGTTGATCGGGGGCGTCCCTTCAGACGAGCACCACACATAATGCTCTGAGACTGTTCGAACCATTTGTAAAGGAATTATTACCCTTGGTTTAGCTGCAATAAAAGACGATGTGCAAATTTTAGCCATCAGTTAACTATAGCACATTGTAAACGAACCTCAGAACCTTTAAAATAGTTACTTTGCTATAAGACCATCTCCAGAATTCTTACACGTTTTTACACTGTGACGAAGAAAGTGTAACAGTCCCTATTCACTTTGTAAAATACTACTTTATTACTAcctaaatttcatttcagcCCTTAACCACATGGAGTCACGGAAACGTTCCTGGCTTTCAAAGCCGATCACAAGGGATACATGGGATGGTGATCTACTCTCGTCTTCTGTTACTTTGCCAAAGTGGGTTTGGAAACCAATTCAGTTCGCAAAAATGAAATGCAACAAGGGATGAATTTGTTCGAAGATGCtatagaaaagaaaacaagtttaaaacttTTGAAAAGTGCCTAGATTGATGtaaaataatgttattttaaCTTGAATGTTCCTCACAAAAAGGAACCAAAAAGGGTTATAATGTTTCCAGCCACAGGTCCAAGACTTTAATCCAACGGTGCCAATAATCGACCAACTTCATTGGAAAACGAATTTCCCATATCTGAATATGTCATCATAGTTTGTTCTTCATATCCCAGTCAAATTTGCGAGTCCAGCGGACAGAGTCGTACTCTTCTGTTGAGACAAACCTATGTTATGCCCAACATTTGCTTTTGGTTGGTTCTGCGGTAAACAGGAAAGCTTTTAGATTTGAATTTAAGGGTAAGACCATGATGAAAATGATACGTTCTCAGTACAACTGTGATAATAATGAGGAATTGTTTTTGGAATTACCTCTTCTTGCTCTAGAAGTATAAACTGCTTTAAAGCTTGCAACGCCAGTTGCAACTACCAACATGTAGCGTCCACTCGATTGTATGGAGAAATGACTCTTGTTTTCAGTGAAGTGCCCAAGCAACGTTTGAGACTCGTTCCTTCCATCATAGACTTTTACCGAACTGATGTTCGAGCCAGGTTGGTTCACGATATTAAGGGTAGTAAAGTTTAAACGTATATTGTGATGAGGTGGTACTTCGATATGCCAGATGCAAGTATTTTCTATGACGAATGAGGAACTCAAATTGATTGCACCACTTGAGCCAATGACCATGAAGGAGCATGGTTCGGATGAAGCTACCCCTGTAAATATACAGGAAAATCACAAATGTCACGTAAATTTTAAGGCTTTCACGTGTGTGTCTTGTGTGTTTTCTCCCTTACTAATACAATAGAGATTTACACTGTTTACACTAATGATATATCATATGGAAAGCACCATATAATATATGCAATTGTTTGCAATAACGCGCGTAAAATACTCAATAAAACGTCATTTCATAAAACGCTTCCCGCAACAAGCAGTAAAAACACCTTTATGTTATGGAGTCCTTATGGATTAATATTAGTGTCTGTCATTTTGTTCACAGCCATGAACTTTTATATTGAATTATCAATGCAGAGTTGCACCCAAAATTAAGAGGCATTGCTATTAACAAATATTATTTCGATGACATTATGGATTTTCCATGTCATTTGCACTGCCTTTCCATGCATTTAAGCGTTGGCTTTGCTCGTTTGTTTCGCTCGTTTTGCATTGTATTTCTTTCCTTGATAGTCTTGAGCATTCTTTGTTTTGGCATGCCAGTGATGTATCAGTGTATTAGGTACCAAATCAAAAACAGCCACAATTCGAGAGGACTTTGCCGGGTGCTGGATCAGGCAAATGAAGATACAAATGCAGATGCAGATATATGTGTCATGCAACCTAGTGGTCTTTACGATTTGATATTGAGATTTCTGAATTATTTTCCACTGAACACGTTCTGTAATCAATATGACTTAAGCTTGATTTCTTTGAGCTTCAGCTCTCTCAGGGGCGAAGCTAGAATTTTTCAGGgcctttgggggggggggggggggggggggtacttacCACTTTGTCATGTCGACATCCGCACTGTTTTTAGTGAAAGTGTGACAATTTTTTGGGTGATCAGAGAATGCAGGGGAAGGGACAAGTCTACAAAATAGCTGCATAGATGAAGTAAGTTCtaggtgacataaattactctGTTCCAGTCTCACAGATATGGCTTGTAATATGTTGTTGTATTTTGTTGACTGTCAGAAAGGgagggtcacgggcaccccaggaatttcccccccccccccatcctggGTAAGGCCCTGGCTGTCTTCGGGAAATatcctttgtttgtttgattgttcTGATTCTGTAGCCAATCTCCTACCATACGACAATTCACTTCTCCTCTAATATCTTGCAGCACCTCTTCCCAACCAGACGCACCAAGTAGTTGGTAGGCTTGGCGTATCGTTTACACATGCGTGGTGGTTACTTTTCAACGACGTTGCCTTTTCTTCTCAACTTTTCTTGTTGCAAGGATTGAAAAGCAGATAAACTTCTGTTAAGAGCATGTCggaaaaacatttctttattgttttgatATTAGACTTGCCTCAAGTCGACCTCAagagaatcccaggagaaaatgttttggcgagcaaagcatgatttttcggacgcgaagAGGATGAGCGAGCGAAAATCGATATAGCTGCTAACATTTCTTCGGGGTCGCTGTCACCCTCTCAAAATCAATTGGCCTCCAGATCCGAAAATATTTTCTTAATGTTCTATATCGGAACAAAACTGTGTGGGAAGGTCAAAAGGGTCTCGAATTTATGAAATTATGAAAGACAGGACTTGCAAGTTACTTGACCGGCCTGGTATATTAGATTCCTTTTGTCTGGGCCGGAGCGTAAAGAATATACTCTCCTTAACTTCCACAAATGAAGTGCATACTGTTAAAAAGCACGTTTATTTCAGGCGATTTGCCTTTGGTCATGTCATCCTTGAGGTCAATTTGTTTTGTAGGTGATGGGCGACTGAGCAAATAATTTCCAGGAATTTTCCCTACCAAAATTTCTTGACGTCGAAAGATAGCAACATAGGATCGGTGTTTCTTGAAACAATGTCGTACTGAACAATTATTTTGACATTCCTCATCATGCCTTGGATTTTATAGACAACTCCTTGCTGTTTTCTGTATTCTTCTGAAAATTTATCTGCCATACTACTTATTTGTGTTATACAGAAACCTTCTTTTGGCGAGTAGCCTGAAATAGATTTTAGTGAGTTGGCATTTGACTTTGTCAATCACAGTCAGTATTTATGTGACAGGGCTTTGCAAAAATCAAATGCCTACaactttgaaataataataataataaaatacttatatagcgctatttacataagaatgatcagtagcgctttacaataattcacTTAAAAACCTTATTCAAATGATATGGTGGTACAATTGAAACcaattgaataaaaattaattaataaaataaataaataagaaaaaggTTCTAGCCTGCCCGGAAAAGGTGGGTCTTAAGTTTTCGTTTAAAATTACATAGTGATAGAATGTCACGCAACTCAGCCGGCAGGCTATTCCACAGACATGGCGCAGCAGCATAAAAAGACCTGGCACCAAGCGTAGGAAGCATTTTCTCCTTAGGCGGCGCCAGTAAAAGACTACTATTTGATCTTAGATTACAAGAGGACTTAGGCTTAACAGTAATTAAATCACTAATATATGGTGGTGCAAGTCCGTGAATAGCCTTAAAAACTAAGATTAATATCTTAAAATGAATACGAGCGCGAACTGGCAGCCAGTGAAGATCTTGAAGTGCTTTTGCAACATGAGCATACTTGCCAATGTTCATAGCAATTCTTGCTGCTGCATTCTGAATAAGTTGTAATTTGACAATCTGTGACTTGGGCAAACCATACAGAAGACCGTTGCAAAAGTCCAAGCGACTAGTTATAAATGCATGAATGAGTGCCAATAAATGATCACGGGATAAGTACTTTCTAATGCACCTAATATTATGTAAATGATAGAAAGATGAATTACAAAGTTTAGTAACATGTGTTGACATACTCAAACGACTATCAAACCACACACCAAGATTTCTTACACACAAACTTGGATCGATGTCATATTCAACAACAGTAATACTACACGCGCAGTATTAATCTTAGCTAGTTGCCGT from Montipora foliosa isolate CH-2021 unplaced genomic scaffold, ASM3666993v2 scaffold_381, whole genome shotgun sequence harbors:
- the LOC137987696 gene encoding uncharacterized protein, yielding MLIEVQSRMETIEHPAAIIFWMCSLWRVASSEPCSFMVIGSSGAINLSSSFVIENTCIWHIEVPPHHNIRLNFTTLNIVNQPGSNISSVKVYDGRNESQTLLGHFTENKSHFSIQSSGRYMLVVATGVASFKAVYTSRARRAKPRVIIPLQMVRTVSEHYVWCSSEGTPPINISLMNSTTTLASRKGIIVWSKLNHDGNYSCVATNEVGTESKTFYVSLIDFPVCVNLCDCRGTRHWWFQFENIFRCTGKYSAHLLNNIPTTTTKL